One genomic window of Camelina sativa cultivar DH55 chromosome 5, Cs, whole genome shotgun sequence includes the following:
- the LOC104787565 gene encoding 17.6 kDa class II heat shock protein-like: MDLGRFPIISILENMFEVPEDHNNEESHNNPSRTYVRDAKAMAATPVDVIEHPNAYAFVVDMPGIKGDEIKVQVEDENVLVVSGERQREKSKENEGVKYVRMERRMGKFMRKFQLPENADLDKISATCHDGVLKVTVQKLPPPEPKKPKTIQVQVS; this comes from the coding sequence ATGGATTTGGGAAGGTTTCCAATAATCTCAATCCTCGAAAACATGTTCGAAGTCCCCGAAGATCACAACAACGAGGAAAGCCACAACAATCCATCAAGAACTTATGTGCGAGACGCAAAGGCAATGGCAGCTACACCGGTTGACGTTATCGAGCACCCGAACGCGTATGCTTTCGTTGTAGACATGCCTGGAATCAAAGGAGATGAGATCAAGGTTCAAGTAGAGGACGAGAATGTTCTTGTGGTGAGTggagaaagacagagagagaagagcaaagAGAACGAAGGTGTGAAGTACGTGAGGATGGAAAGAAGAATGGGTAAGTTTATGAGGAAGTTTCAATTGCCTGAGAATGCAGATTTGGACAAGATCTCTGCTACTTGTCATGATGGTGTGTTGAAAGTGACTGTTCAGAAACTTCCTC